A window from Culex pipiens pallens isolate TS chromosome 3, TS_CPP_V2, whole genome shotgun sequence encodes these proteins:
- the LOC128093233 gene encoding uncharacterized protein LOC128093233 isoform X2, which yields MALPKSCVNNEIALKKINIRVLDKYETGDFHGEEKEPTKRRTTRSGIIGGGQSGCCTRCRRFTTPQLTAHKCSSRDGAAPAE from the exons atggcgctgccgaagagttgcgtgaacaacgagattgcgttgaagaagataaacatccgggttttggacaagtacgagaCAGGTGATTttcacggtgaggagaaggagccgacgaagaggaggacgacgagaagcgggataatcggaggtggccagagcggatgttgcactcggtgccggcggtttacaacACCG caactAACCGCCCACAAATGCTCatctcgcgacggcgcagctccAGCCGAATGA
- the LOC128093233 gene encoding uncharacterized protein LOC128093233 isoform X1 yields MALPKSCVNNEIALKKINIRVLDKYETGDFHGEEKEPTKRRTTRSGIIGGGQSGCCTRCRRFTTPLQPNEPGQRAEKICVILEGRWSARNRIPFRGPHQPNVPDALPESGTPRSGTSLSSRETSITLAESTINFSKPVLMKAGNVTILFSTLLSRFETSIRNCPTWGLRK; encoded by the exons atggcgctgccgaagagttgcgtgaacaacgagattgcgttgaagaagataaacatccgggttttggacaagtacgagaCAGGTGATTttcacggtgaggagaaggagccgacgaagaggaggacgacgagaagcgggataatcggaggtggccagagcggatgttgcactcggtgccggcggtttacaacACCG ctccAGCCGAATGAACCTGGACAGCGTGCcgaaaaaatctgtgtcattctcgaaggaCGATGGAGTGCTCGAAATCGAATtccgttccgagggcctcatcaacccaatgttccggatgcgcttccagaatctggaactccccgttcaggcacttCACTTTCCAGCCGGGAAACGTCGATCACCCTTGCCGAATCTACAATCAACTTCTCCAAACCTGTCCTGATGAAGGCCGGCAACGTGACTATCCTGTTCTCTACTTTGCTGTCACGCTTCGAAACGTCCATCCGAAACTGTCCAACTTGGGGTcttcggaagtga